The proteins below come from a single Molothrus ater isolate BHLD 08-10-18 breed brown headed cowbird chromosome 3, BPBGC_Mater_1.1, whole genome shotgun sequence genomic window:
- the CDC42EP3 gene encoding cdc42 effector protein 3, producing MPAKTPIYLKAANNKKGKKFKLRDILSPDMISPPLGDFRHTIHIGKEGQHDVFGDISFLQGNYELLPGNEGETRVSQSGIHNEFLRANSTSESMFTETPSPVLKNAISLPAIGGSQALTLPLLSPVTFNSKQESIRSSRNPRLSCEPVIEEKLQEKGKEMEDEETYKDDIWGQNGSSSHFTNGSDSHSSSFSERCTDWQTVDLLDDSRLSCELTKTKSEESLSDLAGSLLSLQLDLGPSLLDEVLNVMDKNKS from the coding sequence ATGCCAGCCAAGACACCCATCTACTTGAAAGCTGCTAACaataagaaaggaaagaaattcaaACTAAGGGATATCTTATCTCCTGATATGATCAGTCCTCCACTTGGAGATTTTCGTCATACCATACACATTGGAAAAGAGGGACAGCATGATGTTTTTGGAGACATCTCATTTTTGCAGGGCAACTATGAGCTGTTGCCTGGAAATGAAGGTGAAACCAGAGTTAGCCAGTCTGGTATCCACAATGAATTCTTAAGGGCAAACAGCACTTCTGAATCCATGTTTACAGAAACTCCATCACCAGTGCTCAAAAATGCTATTTCCCTTCCTGCCATTGGGGGTTCTCAAGCCCTTACATTGCCTTTATTGTCACCAGTGACATTTAATTCAAAGCAAGAATCCATCAGGTCATCCAGAAATCCTAGGCTTAGCTGTGAGCCAGtaatagaagaaaaactgcAGGAGAAAGGTAAAGAGATGGAGGATGAAGAAACGTACAAAGATGACATATGGGGGCAAAATGGTTCTTCTTCACATTTTACCAACGGTAGCGACAGTCACTCATCCAGCTTTTCTGAACGATGCACGGATTGGCAAACAGTGGATTTACTGGATGACAGTCGGCTTTCATGTGAACTAACCAAGACAAAGTCAGAAGAATCCCTTTCAGATCTTGCAGGCTCCCTTCTCTCATTACAACTTGACTTGGGGCCCTCACTTTTGGATGAGGTCCTCAATGTAATGGACAAGAATAAATCTTAG